A genomic stretch from Achromobacter spanius includes:
- a CDS encoding ABC transporter permease produces the protein MLAFIVRRVFNAAGVMLAVALLAFVIFRFVGDPVDMMLNEQASQTQRDELRERLGLNASMGMQYVNFVTNAVQGEFGISYRNQQDVFALVAERFPATFELVMMATLLSLVIGVPLGVLTAIYRKSRLAQALQFVSILGISLPSFVVGIMLILVFSVQLGWLPGFGRGETVKIGWWSTGLLTPSGRAALVLPSITLALFQITLIMRLVRAEMLETLRTEFIKFARARGLPDRVVHFRLALRNCLMPVITVTGMQIGNLIAFALITETVFQWPGMGLLFIQSVMFVDIPVMAAYLVIVSFIFVTLNTLVDMMYGVVDPRLRSQHVKGGGNAH, from the coding sequence ATGCTGGCATTCATTGTTAGACGGGTCTTCAACGCGGCTGGCGTGATGCTGGCGGTGGCGTTGCTGGCCTTCGTGATCTTCCGTTTTGTCGGCGACCCCGTCGACATGATGCTCAATGAGCAAGCCTCGCAGACGCAGCGCGACGAACTGCGCGAGCGCCTGGGGCTGAACGCCTCGATGGGTATGCAGTACGTCAACTTCGTCACCAACGCGGTGCAGGGCGAATTCGGCATTTCGTACCGCAACCAGCAAGACGTGTTCGCACTGGTGGCAGAACGCTTTCCCGCCACGTTCGAACTGGTGATGATGGCCACGCTGCTGTCGCTCGTGATTGGCGTGCCGCTGGGCGTGCTCACCGCCATCTACCGCAAGTCGCGCCTGGCGCAGGCCTTGCAGTTCGTGTCCATCCTGGGCATTTCGCTGCCCAGCTTCGTGGTGGGCATCATGCTGATCCTGGTCTTCTCGGTGCAGTTGGGCTGGTTGCCCGGCTTTGGGCGGGGCGAGACGGTAAAGATCGGCTGGTGGTCCACCGGCTTGCTGACGCCGTCGGGCCGCGCCGCGCTGGTGCTGCCGTCCATCACCCTGGCGCTGTTCCAGATCACGCTGATCATGCGGCTGGTGCGGGCCGAGATGCTGGAAACGCTGCGCACGGAATTCATCAAGTTCGCCCGCGCCCGAGGTTTGCCCGACCGCGTAGTGCACTTTCGGCTGGCGCTGCGCAATTGCCTGATGCCCGTCATCACGGTCACGGGCATGCAGATCGGCAACCTGATCGCCTTCGCGCTCATCACGGAAACCGTGTTCCAGTGGCCCGGCATGGGGCTGCTGTTCATTCAATCGGTCATGTTCGTGGACATTCCCGTCATGGCCGCCTATCTGGTGATCGTGTCTTTCATCTTCGTGACCCTGAACACGTTGGTGGACATGATGTATGGCGTGGTTGACCCCCGCCTGCGCAGCCAGCACGTCAAAGGAGGCGGCAATGCTCACTAA
- a CDS encoding ABC transporter permease yields MLTNPFSGGTQSRMSRFLQSDLWWSLRNDYVAMGAGIVLLAVVLLAVFAPWIAPQNPYDLAQLDLLNAELPPLWVEGADPQFLLGTDTQGRDVWSAILYGSRMSLAIGLATVVLSLAIGLLVGLAAGYFGGWIDNALMRVGDTLLSIPTILVAILVTAVFRQLLPPGLRETLSAVILILAISMTNWVQYARTVRASALVERGKEYVQAARLIRVSPLRIMLTHILPNTLTPVMVTATLNLGLAVLIEATLSFLGVGMPPTEPSLGTLIRLGNQFLFSGQWWVVVFPALYLSLIVLVVNLLGDWLRDALNPRLR; encoded by the coding sequence ATGCTCACTAACCCCTTTTCGGGCGGCACGCAGAGCCGGATGTCCCGCTTTCTGCAAAGCGACTTGTGGTGGAGCCTGCGCAATGATTATGTGGCGATGGGGGCGGGCATCGTGCTCCTGGCCGTGGTGTTGCTGGCGGTGTTCGCGCCCTGGATCGCGCCGCAGAACCCCTACGACCTGGCGCAACTGGACCTGCTGAACGCCGAACTGCCGCCGCTCTGGGTGGAAGGCGCCGACCCGCAATTCCTGCTGGGCACCGACACGCAAGGCCGCGACGTATGGTCGGCCATTCTGTATGGCTCGCGCATGTCGCTTGCCATCGGGCTGGCCACCGTGGTGCTGTCCTTGGCGATCGGGCTGCTGGTGGGGCTGGCGGCCGGCTATTTCGGCGGCTGGATCGACAACGCGCTGATGCGGGTGGGCGACACGCTGCTTAGCATTCCCACGATTCTTGTCGCCATTCTGGTGACGGCGGTGTTCCGCCAATTGCTGCCACCCGGCCTGCGCGAAACGCTGTCGGCGGTGATTCTCATCCTGGCCATCTCCATGACCAACTGGGTGCAGTACGCCCGCACGGTGCGCGCGTCGGCGCTGGTGGAACGCGGCAAGGAATACGTGCAGGCAGCGCGGCTGATCCGGGTCAGCCCGTTGCGCATCATGCTGACGCACATCCTGCCCAACACGCTGACCCCCGTGATGGTGACGGCCACGCTGAACCTGGGGCTGGCGGTGTTGATCGAGGCCACGCTGAGCTTTCTGGGCGTGGGCATGCCGCCGACCGAGCCGTCGCTGGGCACGCTGATCCGCCTGGGCAACCAGTTTCTTTTTTCGGGGCAGTGGTGGGTGGTGGTTTTCCCCGCGTTGTATTTAAGCCTGATCGTGCTGGTGGTGAACCTGCTTGGCGATTGGCTGCGCGATGCGCTCAACCCCCGTCTGCGCTGA
- a CDS encoding amidohydrolase family protein, producing the protein MENATLYTQVRPAGGELTTVLVRDGRIQALGGAAPEGAAVVDGGGALMLPGLIDAHAHLDKTMYGMPWYRNDVGPRLIDKIENERAEKKRLGIDPYRQSARQIVMSIADGTSHIRSHVDVDTDIGLAAIEGVMRAREQYRDQIDVELVAFPQSGLLIRPGTLELMDEALRMGAEVVGGLDPAGMDRDPKGHLDAIFALADKHGKPIDIHLHESGELGAFSMQMTIDRVLALGMQGKVTLSHSFCLGMPDTQAVQALTDGLLQAGIHIMTTGSASRPVPNVARLRAAGVTVCTGNDGMRDTWGPYGKPDMLERTMLVGLRNNFRRDDELAMALDVATYGNARVMKLADYGLAPGCHADFVLVDAETVAEAIVARPLRKLVVKRGRVVARDGHALVSAP; encoded by the coding sequence ATGGAAAACGCAACGCTGTACACCCAGGTCCGCCCCGCCGGTGGGGAGCTCACCACGGTGCTGGTGCGCGATGGCCGCATCCAGGCGCTGGGAGGCGCGGCGCCCGAGGGTGCCGCGGTGGTGGACGGGGGCGGCGCACTGATGCTGCCGGGGCTGATTGACGCCCACGCGCATCTGGACAAGACGATGTACGGCATGCCCTGGTACCGCAACGATGTCGGCCCGAGGCTCATCGACAAGATCGAGAACGAACGCGCCGAAAAAAAACGCCTGGGCATTGACCCGTACCGGCAATCGGCGCGCCAGATCGTGATGTCGATTGCGGATGGCACCAGCCACATCCGCAGCCATGTGGACGTGGACACCGACATTGGCCTGGCCGCCATTGAAGGCGTGATGCGCGCCCGCGAGCAATACCGCGACCAGATCGACGTGGAACTGGTGGCGTTTCCGCAAAGCGGCCTGTTGATCCGGCCGGGCACGCTGGAACTCATGGACGAAGCCCTGCGCATGGGGGCGGAGGTGGTGGGCGGGCTGGACCCGGCAGGCATGGACCGCGATCCCAAGGGCCATCTGGACGCCATCTTTGCCCTGGCCGACAAGCACGGCAAGCCCATCGACATCCACCTGCACGAATCGGGCGAGCTGGGCGCGTTTTCGATGCAGATGACCATCGACCGCGTGCTGGCGCTGGGCATGCAGGGCAAGGTCACCCTGTCGCACTCGTTCTGTCTGGGCATGCCCGACACGCAGGCGGTTCAGGCGCTGACGGATGGGCTCTTGCAAGCGGGCATACACATCATGACGACGGGTTCGGCGTCGCGTCCCGTGCCCAACGTGGCGCGGCTGCGCGCGGCCGGCGTCACCGTCTGTACCGGCAACGACGGCATGCGCGATACCTGGGGGCCCTACGGCAAGCCGGACATGCTGGAACGCACGATGCTGGTGGGCCTGCGCAACAACTTCCGCCGTGACGACGAACTGGCGATGGCGCTGGACGTGGCCACCTACGGCAATGCGCGTGTGATGAAGCTGGCCGACTACGGCCTGGCGCCGGGCTGCCACGCCGACTTCGTGCTGGTGGACGCCGAAACCGTGGCCGAAGCCATTGTGGCGCGGCCGCTGCGCAAGCTGGTCGTCAAGCGTGGCCGCGTCGTAGCGCGCGATGGGCACGCCTTGGTGAGCGCGCCGTGA
- a CDS encoding amidohydrolase family protein — translation MRAAEGPILLTARWVVGHENGRHCLYENGELVFEGDRIVYVGHHYPGAVARRHDYGRAVIGPGFVDLDALSDLDTTILGFDNSPAWQKGRIWPETYMKQGPYEMVSAAELAFQKRYAFAQLIRNGITTALPIASLFYRVWGETRDEFLSAANAAGELGLRVYLGPAYRSGHTYVDVEGKIRCHYDEARGMAGLAEALAFCDEIDDRYLGRYNGRIRAMLAPDRVETCTPDLLRASAAAARERELPIRLHCCQSRLEYDLVLEQHGMSPPEWLQSLGFLSPRALLPHGTYVSGSRHISRPGRDLEIIRDAGASIVHCPLVSARHGAALASFASYRKLGVNIGMGTDTWPPDMVQNMQVGMMLCRVAEGATEAVRAEDYYDAATVGGADALGRPDLGRLAVGAKADIVVFDFSHDRNGQMIDPIQTLMISGSGRDVSQVIIDGRFVMVDGRIPGFDARLAQEQAQSQFDGLVARYPDRTWGHPPVEQIFSSSYPRPARSPS, via the coding sequence ATGCGCGCCGCCGAAGGCCCCATCCTGCTTACCGCCCGCTGGGTGGTGGGCCACGAAAACGGGCGGCACTGCCTGTACGAAAACGGCGAGCTCGTCTTTGAAGGCGATCGCATCGTGTATGTGGGCCACCACTATCCCGGGGCCGTCGCGCGCCGCCATGACTACGGCCGCGCGGTGATCGGGCCCGGCTTCGTGGACCTGGACGCCTTGTCGGACCTGGACACGACCATCCTGGGTTTCGACAATTCCCCCGCTTGGCAAAAGGGCCGTATCTGGCCCGAGACCTATATGAAGCAGGGGCCGTACGAGATGGTCTCGGCCGCCGAACTGGCGTTCCAGAAGCGCTATGCCTTCGCGCAGTTGATCCGCAACGGCATCACCACGGCCTTGCCCATCGCCTCGCTGTTCTACCGGGTCTGGGGCGAAACCCGCGACGAGTTCCTGTCGGCCGCCAACGCGGCGGGGGAACTGGGCCTGCGTGTCTACCTGGGGCCGGCCTACCGCAGCGGGCACACCTATGTGGATGTCGAGGGCAAGATCCGCTGCCATTACGACGAAGCGCGCGGCATGGCCGGGCTGGCCGAGGCGCTGGCGTTTTGCGACGAGATCGATGACCGATATCTTGGCCGCTATAACGGCCGCATCCGCGCGATGCTGGCGCCCGACCGCGTCGAAACCTGTACGCCGGACCTGCTGCGTGCATCGGCCGCCGCCGCGCGCGAACGCGAACTCCCGATCCGGCTGCACTGCTGCCAGTCACGCCTGGAATACGACCTGGTGCTGGAGCAGCACGGCATGAGCCCGCCGGAATGGTTGCAAAGCCTGGGCTTTCTATCGCCACGTGCCTTGCTGCCGCACGGCACGTATGTATCCGGCTCACGCCATATTTCGCGCCCGGGCCGCGATCTTGAAATCATCCGCGACGCGGGCGCCAGCATCGTGCATTGCCCGCTGGTGTCCGCGCGCCATGGCGCGGCGCTTGCGTCGTTCGCAAGCTATCGCAAGCTGGGCGTCAACATCGGCATGGGCACCGACACCTGGCCGCCCGACATGGTGCAGAACATGCAGGTGGGCATGATGCTGTGCCGGGTGGCGGAAGGGGCCACCGAGGCGGTGCGCGCCGAAGACTATTACGACGCGGCCACGGTCGGCGGCGCCGATGCGCTGGGCCGCCCGGACCTGGGCCGCCTGGCCGTGGGCGCCAAGGCCGATATCGTCGTCTTTGATTTTTCGCACGATCGCAATGGCCAGATGATCGACCCGATCCAGACCCTGATGATCAGCGGCAGCGGCCGTGATGTGTCCCAGGTCATCATCGACGGGCGCTTCGTCATGGTGGATGGCCGCATCCCCGGCTTTGACGCCCGCCTGGCGCAAGAGCAGGCGCAGTCGCAGTTCGACGGCCTGGTGGCGCGCTACCCCGACCGCACCTGGGGGCATCCCCCGGTCGAACAGATTTTTTCTTCCAGCTATCCGCGTCCCGCAAGGAGCCCGTCATGA
- a CDS encoding ABC transporter ATP-binding protein, whose product MMAVVPNTAPPPAAVPTLSVRGLSVEFPTRHGTLVATRDISFDIQPGEILGMVGESGAGKSLTGMAVIGLLEPPGRLGAGEIHLAGKRIDNLPAKARQRLRGKEIGAIFQDPLTSLHPLFTVGDQLVETIRHHDKGSATAARARALELLQAVGIPAADKRIDHYPHQFSGGMRQRVVIALALAARPALIIADEPTTALDVSVQAQITALLRRLCREQGTAVLLVTHDMGVIAETADRVAVMYAGRIVEIGPVLDVLRRPGHPYTQGLMNAIPGLRHRAARLNQIDGAMPRLHAMPTGCAFHPRCAQAGPRCAQTRPPLAASPSGATVSACWLHQEGVAHAA is encoded by the coding sequence ATGATGGCAGTCGTACCCAACACCGCGCCGCCGCCCGCCGCCGTTCCGACCTTGTCGGTGCGTGGCCTGTCGGTTGAATTTCCCACACGCCACGGCACGCTGGTGGCCACGCGCGACATCAGCTTCGATATCCAGCCCGGTGAAATCCTGGGCATGGTGGGCGAGTCCGGCGCGGGCAAGTCCCTGACCGGCATGGCGGTGATTGGCCTGCTGGAGCCGCCCGGCCGCTTGGGCGCGGGTGAAATCCATCTGGCCGGCAAGCGCATCGACAACCTGCCGGCCAAGGCGCGCCAGCGTTTGCGCGGCAAAGAGATTGGCGCGATTTTCCAGGACCCGCTGACCAGCCTGCACCCGCTGTTCACCGTGGGCGACCAGTTGGTTGAAACCATTCGCCACCACGACAAGGGCTCCGCCACGGCCGCCCGTGCCCGCGCGCTTGAACTCTTGCAGGCCGTGGGCATACCTGCGGCCGACAAGCGCATAGACCACTATCCGCATCAGTTTTCCGGCGGCATGCGGCAACGGGTGGTCATCGCGCTGGCCTTGGCGGCGCGCCCCGCGCTGATCATCGCTGACGAACCCACCACCGCGCTGGATGTGTCGGTGCAGGCGCAGATCACCGCGCTGCTGCGCCGGCTGTGCCGCGAGCAGGGCACGGCCGTGCTGCTGGTCACGCACGACATGGGGGTGATTGCCGAAACCGCGGATCGCGTGGCGGTGATGTACGCGGGCCGCATTGTAGAGATCGGCCCGGTGCTGGACGTGCTGCGCCGCCCGGGCCACCCGTACACGCAGGGCTTGATGAATGCCATCCCCGGCCTGCGCCACCGCGCGGCCCGCTTGAACCAGATCGACGGCGCCATGCCGCGCCTGCACGCCATGCCCACTGGTTGTGCGTTCCACCCGCGTTGCGCGCAGGCGGGGCCGCGCTGCGCCCAGACTCGCCCGCCCTTGGCGGCATCGCCCTCGGGCGCCACTGT